One window from the genome of Commensalibacter oyaizuii encodes:
- a CDS encoding MMPL family transporter, which translates to MVSVFIGRMVALCSRHAWFVIIFYILLAIASVFITVKRLDITTDTTKMFSTSMAWKQRSDWMGQNFPQRENLLVALIKGNIPEEGEVSAEALVRILSKDTKNFSFVSYPENTPYLVKNGLMFLDPPILDETLNRMIQAQPFLSSLAADPSMRGLFGALDMVVLGIKEKQVDLSQYNDALNGFANNLTLAVQGKSEPFSWEKSLSGRLSDMAGQYQIVIAKPKQNLNSFQPSGQAVSVMRQAIADLPYVKSGVVKVYITGDAQLNDEEFSTVLHGMVTGLFASFVLVGGWLFLAVRTWRLIFPILWVLFIGLVITTGFAALAVGTLNLISVSFAILFVSIAVDFGIQFSVRFRGQEQIDTNQNESIYKALVLTGKEAGHQIFTAAVAAAAGFLAFTPTNFIGVKQLGLIAGVGMIIAFICTLTLLPALLMILKPKIVKKLAGFPKMYKIDAQVRKYRFGILSVCALIAAFGIFLLADQKVAFDADPFHTKDANSEGMRALHLMMGDPNATPYTADVIVDSAQEARTISEKLAKLSLVRNVVWLGSFVPEDQDTKLPMLQNAATILLPTLKIDNLGSKPTPENLRKSLTTLLQGLESVKQDIPTNSALYKIQKALLKMKTMSNADLMKINDDMVAFLPLLLHRIETMLTVNTTTMKDIPQSLVGDYKTKSGKYRVEVYPKGSNLTNKQIAAFVKQVQSVAPQAAGTSVDIIESAKTVVHAFSIAALMAVVTLAIILFIALRHFVDMLLVLAPLILSGLMTIIVIVLVNQPLNFANIITLPLFLGVGVSFNIYFVMNWREGIKNPLSSPTARAVLFSALTTGTAFGSLAASAHPGTASMGILLLISLACTLVATLVFVPALLPKRDIDEH; encoded by the coding sequence ATGGTGTCCGTATTTATTGGACGTATGGTTGCCTTATGTTCTCGCCATGCCTGGTTTGTCATTATTTTTTATATTCTATTGGCAATCGCTTCAGTTTTTATAACTGTTAAAAGATTAGATATTACTACAGATACGACTAAAATGTTTTCAACCAGCATGGCATGGAAACAGCGTTCTGATTGGATGGGTCAGAATTTTCCTCAACGTGAGAATTTGCTCGTTGCCTTGATCAAAGGAAATATTCCTGAAGAGGGAGAGGTCAGTGCAGAAGCGTTGGTTCGAATTTTAAGCAAGGATACTAAAAATTTCTCTTTCGTAAGCTATCCTGAGAATACTCCGTATTTGGTTAAAAATGGTTTGATGTTTTTGGATCCACCTATATTAGATGAAACATTAAATCGTATGATCCAAGCCCAACCTTTCTTAAGTAGTTTGGCTGCAGACCCTTCAATGAGGGGACTATTTGGTGCATTGGATATGGTGGTTTTAGGCATTAAAGAAAAACAAGTCGATTTAAGCCAGTACAATGATGCATTAAATGGGTTTGCGAACAATTTAACCTTGGCTGTTCAAGGTAAATCGGAACCTTTCTCTTGGGAAAAAAGTTTATCAGGACGTTTATCTGATATGGCAGGACAATATCAGATTGTTATTGCAAAACCAAAACAAAATTTAAATTCTTTTCAACCTTCTGGTCAGGCTGTATCTGTAATGCGCCAAGCGATTGCGGATTTACCTTATGTCAAAAGTGGCGTTGTAAAGGTTTATATTACTGGGGATGCACAATTAAATGATGAAGAATTTTCTACCGTCTTACATGGTATGGTTACAGGATTATTTGCTTCGTTTGTTTTGGTTGGGGGCTGGTTGTTTTTAGCTGTTCGAACGTGGCGGTTAATTTTTCCTATTTTATGGGTATTGTTTATTGGTTTGGTCATTACAACAGGATTTGCTGCGCTTGCGGTGGGTACTTTAAATTTAATTTCTGTATCTTTTGCTATTTTGTTTGTTAGTATTGCAGTAGATTTTGGTATACAATTCTCTGTACGTTTCCGAGGGCAAGAACAGATTGATACTAATCAAAATGAATCAATTTATAAAGCCTTGGTTTTAACCGGAAAAGAAGCAGGACATCAGATTTTCACAGCTGCTGTTGCAGCAGCGGCGGGTTTTTTAGCCTTTACACCGACCAATTTTATTGGTGTTAAGCAATTAGGCTTAATTGCTGGGGTGGGCATGATTATTGCGTTCATTTGTACATTGACGCTGTTGCCAGCTTTACTCATGATATTAAAACCCAAAATTGTAAAAAAATTGGCTGGTTTTCCAAAAATGTACAAGATCGATGCTCAAGTTCGAAAATATCGTTTTGGAATATTATCAGTTTGTGCGTTGATAGCTGCCTTTGGCATCTTCTTACTGGCTGATCAAAAAGTGGCATTCGATGCTGATCCTTTTCATACAAAGGATGCGAATTCTGAGGGGATGAGAGCGTTACATTTGATGATGGGGGATCCTAATGCAACACCTTACACGGCTGACGTTATCGTGGATTCTGCACAAGAAGCACGGACAATAAGTGAAAAATTAGCTAAACTTTCTTTAGTGCGTAATGTTGTATGGTTAGGGTCTTTTGTTCCTGAAGATCAAGATACTAAATTACCAATGCTACAAAATGCAGCAACCATTTTATTACCAACTCTAAAAATTGATAACTTGGGTTCTAAACCAACACCAGAAAATTTGCGTAAATCATTGACCACTTTGTTACAAGGGCTTGAGTCGGTAAAACAAGATATACCAACAAATAGTGCCCTATATAAGATTCAAAAAGCATTGTTAAAAATGAAAACAATGTCCAATGCAGATTTGATGAAGATCAATGATGATATGGTTGCTTTCCTACCGTTGTTGCTGCATCGTATAGAGACTATGCTTACGGTTAATACAACGACAATGAAAGATATCCCCCAATCATTGGTCGGTGATTATAAAACAAAATCAGGTAAATATCGTGTTGAAGTGTATCCTAAGGGAAGTAATTTAACAAACAAGCAGATTGCTGCATTTGTGAAACAAGTTCAGTCCGTAGCGCCACAGGCTGCAGGAACTTCAGTTGATATTATTGAAAGTGCTAAAACTGTTGTGCATGCATTTTCAATAGCAGCATTAATGGCGGTCGTCACTTTAGCAATTATTTTATTTATTGCTTTGCGTCATTTCGTTGATATGCTTTTGGTTTTAGCCCCGTTGATTTTATCGGGATTGATGACAATTATTGTGATTGTTTTGGTTAATCAGCCTTTGAATTTTGCTAATATTATCACGTTACCTTTATTTTTGGGGGTAGGGGTATCCTTTAACATTTATTTTGTTATGAATTGGCGTGAGGGAATAAAAAACCCACTCTCTTCCCCTACCGCTAGGGCTGTTTTATTTTCGGCATTAACAACAGGCACTGCATTTGGATCACTAGCAGCATCTGCTCATCCTGGGACTGCCAGTATGGGAATATTATTGCTAATTTCCCTAGCTTGTACACTTGTAGCAACGTTGGTTTTTGTGCCAGCTTTGTTACCCAAAAGAGACATAGATGAGCATTAA
- the rdgB gene encoding RdgB/HAM1 family non-canonical purine NTP pyrophosphatase, translated as MSISPNIKIPCGSKIVIATHNSGKAKEIEELLKPFQIQIYSAKDLNLTEPEETGSTFHENAKIKALSAAKAANMTALADDSGFCIDALNGDPGLYSARWAGPSKDYPMAMRLIHDKLSNHQNWAAYFISVLCIALPNGKTQEFEGRIDGDFIWPPRGDHGHGYDPVFQPVSYDKTFAEMTDAEKNRISHRALAFQKFIKTCF; from the coding sequence ATGTCTATCTCCCCTAACATTAAAATCCCCTGTGGCTCGAAAATTGTCATTGCAACCCATAATTCTGGAAAAGCCAAAGAAATAGAAGAATTACTCAAACCTTTTCAGATTCAAATCTACTCTGCCAAAGATCTCAACCTAACTGAACCAGAAGAAACTGGCAGTACTTTTCATGAAAATGCTAAAATCAAAGCGTTATCAGCCGCCAAGGCAGCTAATATGACTGCTTTGGCTGACGATTCAGGATTTTGTATCGATGCATTAAATGGAGATCCAGGGTTATATTCTGCACGTTGGGCAGGCCCCAGCAAAGATTACCCAATGGCTATGCGTTTAATTCACGACAAATTATCCAACCACCAAAACTGGGCAGCTTATTTTATTTCTGTATTATGCATCGCCTTACCTAACGGTAAAACTCAAGAATTCGAAGGTCGCATTGATGGAGATTTCATCTGGCCTCCCCGTGGCGATCATGGTCACGGCTATGATCCTGTTTTCCAACCCGTTAGTTATGATAAAACCTTTGCAGAGATGACCGATGCAGAAAAAAACAGAATCAGCCATCGTGCGTTAGCTTTTCAAAAATTTATTAAAACTTGTTTTTAA
- a CDS encoding aldo/keto reductase, which produces MVQTLNAKSAGTFKLGGDIEINRMGFGAMRIVGEGVWGEPKDRAQVIATLKRVVELGINFIDTADSYGPYISEDLIREALYPYDSNLLIGTKAGHTRHGPDIWRPIGSPDYLRQCVLMSMRRLKLDYIKFWQLHRVAEDTPPEVQFEAIAKMQQEGLIRHVGLSAVGIKMIKRAQAFFNVVSVQNKYNLINRESEAVVQYCKEQNIAFIPYAPLDQGTFEEGPVLAQIMQCHDATARQIALAWLLKCSGNMIPIPGTGSVRHLEENTAAVNIKLSDEEWGQLNEEGRKQWDIRKGSVKLYLKEE; this is translated from the coding sequence ATGGTTCAAACACTTAACGCAAAATCTGCAGGAACATTCAAACTGGGGGGGGATATTGAAATTAATCGCATGGGTTTCGGAGCTATGCGTATCGTTGGAGAGGGTGTTTGGGGAGAGCCCAAAGATCGTGCCCAAGTGATTGCAACGTTGAAGCGTGTGGTAGAGTTAGGGATCAATTTTATTGATACTGCAGATAGTTATGGCCCTTATATTAGTGAAGATTTAATACGTGAGGCATTATATCCTTATGATTCTAATTTATTAATTGGCACTAAGGCAGGACATACTCGTCATGGTCCTGATATCTGGCGTCCCATTGGTAGCCCAGATTATTTACGTCAATGTGTATTAATGAGTATGCGTAGATTGAAATTAGATTATATTAAATTCTGGCAATTGCATCGTGTAGCAGAAGATACACCCCCTGAGGTGCAGTTCGAAGCAATAGCTAAAATGCAACAGGAGGGATTGATCCGCCATGTTGGGTTGTCTGCGGTGGGTATAAAAATGATTAAACGCGCACAAGCGTTTTTCAATGTTGTTTCCGTACAAAATAAATATAATTTGATCAATCGAGAATCAGAAGCAGTTGTTCAGTATTGTAAGGAACAAAATATTGCTTTTATTCCTTACGCCCCTCTAGACCAAGGAACTTTTGAAGAAGGACCTGTTTTAGCTCAGATAATGCAATGCCACGATGCCACTGCTCGTCAGATTGCTTTGGCATGGTTATTAAAATGTTCAGGAAATATGATTCCCATACCAGGGACAGGAAGTGTAAGACATTTAGAAGAAAACACAGCTGCAGTTAATATAAAATTATCAGACGAAGAATGGGGGCAATTGAATGAAGAAGGGCGTAAACAGTGGGATATTCGTAAGGGATCTGTGAAATTATATTTGAAAGAGGAATAA
- a CDS encoding penicillin-binding protein 1A, translated as MSPERPDMHDSNHKRPVQNHLRRPRYRIWRLLIGTIAGLFLFILVGGGVFAWVKYESAIRGLPTVVGLRNYSPPVMSRIYSNDDHIVAELAAERRLFVPIGAIPKRVKDAFIATEDKNFYTHGGVDPLAITRAVIQDIFRVKGKRLVGASTITQQVARNMLLNNDRKLERKIKEAILAMRIEQSLTKDQILEIYLNEIYLGAGAYGVAAAAQIYFHKNLDQLTTAEAAYLGGLPKSPYNYDLFRDPATAKQRRDFVLSRMEDTGAITKEEKARFQAEPLLPRNSVNRRGPLPGTEWFGEAVRRDLIDRYGLEKTMQGGLEVHTSLDLKNQTLATNLMRQALMKYDRNHGWRGAVAHLGGEATQQWVEILGKQKAPAGILPNWRLAMVLNARNGSVGWLEGSKKNPQQHQGALTSKDLAWSKRRPLKDGDIIMVEPLSEGDNVALRQVPLVEGALVSMDVKTGRVISMFGGWSFAESQFNRATQALRQPGSSFKPIVYLAGMEKDIPPSQIFMDSPFSVGDWHPNNYEKNFWGPTVLHNGLRYSRNLVTIRLAAQIGMEAVANLSIALGEVDSMPKVLPAVLGAVETTVLRHAGAYASIAAGGVVVHPTLIDYIQDRNGKVIWRPEGVVANNTNDPNQLPSFTDNRKRAASEQSAYQIITMMEDVMRRGTGFSASKGIDMPIAGKTGTSQNFNDAWFAGFSPDVVTIIWFGYDQPKTLGRGMAGGVLAGPVWNAYMKQVLSEYAKRDFIKPPGVTMASYSTSRGMVTDAFKEDQVPGASINLKRGAATGALTAADTGAENVPDSEETMGDGLNGGAYTGGKINSRPSQPSSSEGGDIGMGGLY; from the coding sequence ATGTCTCCTGAGCGTCCTGATATGCATGATTCTAATCATAAACGTCCCGTACAAAATCATTTACGTCGTCCACGATATCGGATTTGGCGGTTATTGATTGGAACAATTGCTGGACTGTTCTTGTTTATTTTAGTTGGTGGTGGGGTATTTGCTTGGGTTAAGTACGAAAGTGCAATCCGAGGATTACCAACGGTTGTTGGTCTTCGTAATTATTCGCCTCCAGTTATGAGTCGTATTTACTCCAATGATGATCATATTGTGGCTGAATTGGCTGCTGAACGGCGTTTATTTGTTCCGATTGGCGCTATTCCTAAACGGGTAAAAGATGCTTTTATTGCAACCGAAGATAAGAATTTCTATACGCACGGTGGGGTCGACCCTTTGGCAATTACGCGTGCAGTTATTCAGGATATTTTCCGGGTAAAAGGTAAACGCTTGGTTGGAGCTTCAACAATTACCCAGCAAGTAGCACGTAATATGCTGTTAAACAATGATCGTAAGTTGGAGCGCAAGATTAAAGAAGCCATTTTGGCTATGCGCATTGAGCAGTCTTTGACCAAAGATCAGATTTTAGAAATATATTTAAATGAAATTTATCTTGGGGCTGGTGCTTATGGTGTTGCTGCAGCTGCACAAATTTATTTTCATAAAAATTTAGATCAATTAACAACGGCAGAGGCTGCGTATTTAGGTGGATTACCAAAATCACCTTATAATTATGATTTATTTCGTGACCCAGCTACAGCCAAGCAACGCAGAGACTTCGTATTAAGCCGTATGGAGGATACTGGAGCAATTACAAAAGAAGAAAAAGCACGATTTCAAGCCGAACCTCTGTTACCAAGAAATTCGGTTAATCGTCGTGGCCCTCTTCCTGGTACGGAATGGTTTGGCGAAGCCGTTCGTAGAGATTTAATAGATCGATATGGTCTAGAGAAAACAATGCAGGGTGGATTGGAAGTCCACACTTCTTTAGATTTAAAAAATCAGACTTTAGCAACCAATTTAATGCGTCAGGCTTTAATGAAGTACGATCGTAATCACGGTTGGCGTGGGGCTGTCGCCCATTTAGGGGGGGAGGCAACCCAGCAATGGGTGGAAATTCTAGGGAAACAAAAAGCTCCAGCTGGAATTTTGCCCAATTGGCGTTTGGCAATGGTTTTAAATGCTCGCAATGGCAGTGTTGGCTGGTTAGAAGGAAGTAAAAAAAATCCTCAACAACATCAAGGAGCGCTAACTTCCAAAGATTTAGCTTGGTCAAAACGCCGTCCTTTAAAAGATGGTGACATTATTATGGTCGAGCCATTATCTGAGGGGGACAATGTTGCACTGCGTCAAGTTCCTTTGGTAGAGGGGGCTTTGGTTTCGATGGATGTTAAAACAGGACGTGTCATATCCATGTTTGGGGGGTGGTCTTTTGCAGAATCACAGTTCAATCGTGCAACCCAAGCATTGCGTCAACCAGGGTCTTCTTTTAAACCTATTGTTTATCTGGCAGGAATGGAAAAGGATATTCCACCCTCTCAGATATTTATGGATTCTCCTTTCTCTGTTGGGGATTGGCATCCTAACAATTATGAAAAGAATTTTTGGGGACCGACAGTACTACATAATGGCTTAAGATATTCTCGCAATTTGGTTACTATTCGTTTAGCAGCACAAATCGGAATGGAGGCTGTTGCCAATCTTTCGATTGCGTTAGGTGAAGTTGATTCAATGCCAAAGGTTTTACCTGCGGTTTTAGGGGCGGTTGAAACTACGGTTTTACGTCATGCTGGCGCATACGCCAGTATTGCTGCAGGCGGGGTTGTTGTTCATCCGACGTTGATTGATTATATTCAAGATCGTAATGGTAAGGTGATTTGGCGACCTGAAGGGGTAGTGGCTAATAACACTAACGATCCTAATCAATTGCCAAGTTTCACCGATAATCGAAAACGTGCTGCGTCCGAGCAAAGTGCTTATCAAATTATAACCATGATGGAAGACGTTATGAGACGAGGAACTGGTTTTAGTGCCAGCAAGGGAATCGATATGCCTATTGCTGGGAAAACAGGGACCAGTCAAAATTTCAACGATGCATGGTTTGCAGGCTTTTCCCCTGATGTTGTAACAATTATTTGGTTTGGATACGATCAACCTAAAACGTTAGGTCGTGGCATGGCTGGTGGGGTGTTGGCGGGACCAGTTTGGAATGCTTATATGAAACAAGTTTTATCTGAATACGCCAAACGTGATTTTATTAAACCACCAGGCGTTACCATGGCCAGTTATAGTACAAGTCGTGGTATGGTTACGGATGCATTTAAAGAAGATCAGGTTCCTGGAGCAAGTATTAATTTGAAACGAGGTGCTGCAACAGGTGCGTTAACTGCTGCGGATACGGGGGCCGAGAATGTTCCAGATTCAGAGGAAACAATGGGAGATGGTTTAAATGGCGGTGCCTATACTGGGGGTAAGATCAATAGCAGGCCTTCCCAACCTTCATCATCAGAGGGTGGAGATATTGGTATGGGGGGATTATACTAA
- the prfB gene encoding peptide chain release factor 2 (programmed frameshift): MSAESEALYQTIEQSLELLRRHLDWDVALDRLAELNNQIEDPNLWDDTENAQKIMQERTYLTNQIEMVQRLERECKDNLEMIELAEIEGDQAIIQDSLTNLQVLEKEVKRLEIESLLSGEADRNDCYIEVNSGAGGTEAQDWAEMLLRMYTRWAEQRGYKVSFMESTEGEQAGIKSATLQISGINAYGWLKTEAGVHRLVRISPFDSAKRRHTSFASVWVYPVIDDSIQIDINESDLKIDTYRASGAGGQHINKTESAIRITHVPTGIIVACQNDRSQHRNRATAMEMLKARLYEAELQKREEQAAQTEASKTDIGWGHQIRSYVLAPYQLVKDLRTEVEKTNPQAVLDGDLDDFMAAALALRVGATRSEASAQAS; encoded by the exons ATGTCTGCGGAAAGCGAAGCACTTTATCAAACGATCGAGCAGTCTTTAGAACTGCTGAGGAGGCATCTT GACTGGGATGTTGCTTTAGATCGTCTTGCGGAATTAAATAATCAAATTGAAGACCCAAATTTATGGGATGATACCGAAAATGCACAAAAAATCATGCAGGAGCGAACATACCTTACGAATCAGATCGAAATGGTTCAGCGGTTAGAACGTGAATGTAAAGATAATCTTGAAATGATAGAGCTTGCAGAAATAGAAGGTGATCAAGCAATTATTCAAGATTCCCTAACGAATCTGCAAGTGTTAGAAAAAGAAGTTAAGCGGTTAGAAATTGAAAGTTTATTGTCAGGTGAAGCTGATCGTAATGATTGTTATATCGAAGTAAATTCAGGTGCAGGGGGAACCGAAGCACAAGATTGGGCAGAAATGTTACTGCGTATGTATACACGTTGGGCTGAACAACGGGGATATAAAGTATCTTTTATGGAAAGTACAGAGGGTGAACAGGCAGGGATTAAATCCGCAACTTTACAGATCAGCGGTATTAATGCTTATGGTTGGTTAAAGACCGAGGCTGGTGTTCATCGTTTAGTACGTATTTCGCCTTTTGACTCGGCGAAACGCCGTCATACGTCCTTTGCATCCGTTTGGGTATATCCTGTCATTGATGATTCAATTCAAATTGATATTAATGAATCTGATTTGAAAATAGATACGTATCGTGCCTCTGGTGCGGGGGGGCAGCATATTAATAAAACGGAATCAGCTATCCGAATTACTCATGTGCCAACAGGTATTATTGTGGCCTGTCAAAATGATCGTTCTCAACATCGTAATCGTGCAACCGCTATGGAAATGTTAAAAGCACGTTTGTACGAAGCTGAATTGCAAAAACGAGAAGAGCAAGCCGCCCAAACAGAGGCAAGTAAGACCGATATTGGATGGGGGCATCAAATTAGGTCGTATGTATTAGCGCCCTATCAATTAGTAAAAGATTTACGTACAGAGGTTGAAAAGACTAATCCTCAAGCGGTTTTGGATGGGGATTTAGACGATTTTATGGCTGCTGCTTTGGCATTGCGTGTTGGGGCTACAAGATCAGAGGCTAGTGCACAAGCATCTTGA
- a CDS encoding energy transducer TonB, translating to MVNLNERHPVEHIVGFIGVILLHILVIWVLVILMRSDKDTTAELLPMQVQIVDVASSASSSSAASSQPPAPEMIMPPPPEMEPPPINTEAPPQPKPPPVVKQPKVKKPKVTHPSNSEPSQEPSPNLSAQAGTKGQGASTAGSGPPDRSAGSRPINGAQIQYPPDMEAIGKEGRVILSCDVETNGSTSNCTAISVNGGSSFKEAALNYARRARYRPATRNGVPVKEYGHRYTVTFRLSD from the coding sequence ATGGTCAATTTGAACGAGCGTCATCCTGTTGAGCACATAGTTGGTTTTATTGGAGTCATTTTACTTCATATTTTAGTAATATGGGTCTTAGTGATTTTGATGCGTTCTGATAAAGATACTACGGCTGAATTATTGCCAATGCAGGTGCAAATTGTTGATGTTGCATCATCGGCTTCATCATCATCTGCAGCTTCCTCGCAACCGCCTGCACCTGAAATGATTATGCCCCCTCCACCTGAGATGGAACCCCCACCCATTAATACTGAGGCACCACCGCAACCCAAGCCCCCTCCAGTAGTTAAACAACCCAAAGTTAAGAAGCCTAAAGTAACGCATCCTTCAAATAGTGAACCATCACAAGAGCCATCACCAAATCTTTCTGCTCAAGCTGGTACAAAGGGGCAAGGAGCTTCGACAGCAGGAAGTGGCCCACCCGATCGTAGTGCAGGTAGCCGTCCGATTAATGGTGCACAAATTCAATATCCCCCTGATATGGAGGCCATTGGTAAAGAGGGACGTGTTATTTTATCTTGTGATGTTGAAACAAATGGTTCAACAAGTAATTGTACAGCTATTTCGGTTAATGGTGGTAGTTCTTTCAAAGAGGCAGCTTTAAACTATGCGCGTCGCGCACGTTATCGTCCCGCTACGCGTAATGGAGTGCCTGTTAAAGAGTATGGGCATCGTTATACAGTAACGTTTAGATTGAGTGATTAG
- a CDS encoding energy transducer TonB — protein MTELYNLLAMFFSVIFFLIASLGTMGQAVENWFKYNLRHFWTSDGNQTEKKAGSKPINGVRIFYPRDMRTAGKEGKVILTCTIKISGETSDCKIERSSGEKSFDSEALSYVSKARFRPAMRNGIPVTEYNHRYAVRFSLAN, from the coding sequence TTGACAGAGTTGTATAATCTTCTAGCTATGTTTTTTTCAGTTATTTTCTTTTTGATTGCGTCACTGGGAACGATGGGTCAAGCTGTCGAAAATTGGTTCAAATACAATTTAAGGCATTTTTGGACATCAGATGGAAATCAAACAGAGAAAAAAGCTGGAAGTAAACCTATTAACGGCGTACGGATCTTTTACCCTAGGGATATGAGGACGGCTGGTAAAGAAGGGAAGGTTATACTGACTTGTACGATAAAAATCAGCGGTGAGACAAGTGATTGTAAAATTGAACGATCTAGTGGGGAAAAATCGTTTGATAGTGAGGCATTATCTTATGTAAGCAAGGCGCGTTTTCGCCCTGCTATGCGCAATGGGATCCCTGTAACTGAGTATAATCATCGCTATGCAGTTCGCTTTAGTTTAGCGAACTGA
- a CDS encoding MotA/TolQ/ExbB proton channel family protein, producing MSNIFFRYVAPTVFVLGLTTLGGYSAIAQQQVPAPAVSTPAAGAQPAAPTSSAPTQPASSSPVSSAPAETVSVDVSVQENPYGLKALWTGGDIVSRITLIIMALMSIGSWYVIIMKIVQQGRISAAHKEVKNKDFWQQKTLKQSADSLGTNSPYRYITENGIEAVKHHEGSLQESIDLYSWVSMSLHRSLDNIQGGLQSGLALLGTVGSTAPFVGLFGTVWGIHHALSAISIAGQATLDKVAGPVGEALIMTAIGLATAVPAVLGYNFLVRRNKVIMDQARNFTADVQCVLIGGNPQNKASQISVDKESNIG from the coding sequence ATGAGTAATATTTTTTTTCGCTATGTTGCACCAACTGTGTTTGTTTTAGGGTTAACAACCTTGGGTGGCTATTCAGCCATTGCACAACAACAGGTGCCTGCGCCTGCGGTATCGACACCAGCAGCAGGTGCACAACCCGCAGCACCAACCAGTTCTGCTCCTACTCAGCCTGCATCATCTAGTCCAGTCTCTTCTGCCCCTGCTGAAACAGTGTCCGTTGATGTTTCTGTTCAGGAAAATCCCTATGGTTTAAAAGCTTTGTGGACTGGTGGTGATATCGTATCACGTATTACTTTGATTATTATGGCGTTGATGTCTATCGGCAGTTGGTATGTGATTATCATGAAAATAGTCCAACAAGGTCGTATTTCTGCTGCCCATAAGGAAGTGAAAAACAAGGATTTTTGGCAGCAAAAAACGTTAAAGCAAAGTGCTGATAGCTTAGGAACCAATTCTCCTTATCGTTATATTACAGAGAATGGAATTGAAGCCGTTAAGCATCATGAAGGTTCTTTACAAGAAAGTATTGATTTATACAGTTGGGTGTCTATGAGTTTGCACCGCTCATTAGATAATATCCAAGGTGGTTTGCAAAGTGGATTGGCGTTACTAGGAACCGTAGGCTCTACCGCACCGTTTGTTGGTCTATTTGGAACGGTTTGGGGAATTCACCATGCGTTATCTGCAATCAGTATTGCTGGGCAGGCCACATTGGATAAAGTTGCAGGTCCTGTTGGTGAGGCTTTGATTATGACTGCTATTGGTTTGGCTACAGCTGTTCCAGCAGTGTTAGGTTATAACTTTTTGGTACGTCGAAACAAAGTGATTATGGATCAAGCGCGTAATTTTACAGCCGATGTTCAGTGCGTATTAATTGGTGGTAATCCACAAAATAAAGCATCACAAATATCAGTAGATAAAGAAAGTAACATTGGATGA
- a CDS encoding ExbD/TolR family protein, translating into MSIHLGGPRGGGDYGGMEGAENEVVSEINTTPLVDIMLVLLIIFLITIPVATHAVKVDLPTRMSHATDVKPGNIALVVMGDGKIFWNEQPLQDVSMLQSKLTEVSSRRPQSQIQIRGDMNAKYEFVGKVIEACQQAGITRVDFITQPPKPH; encoded by the coding sequence ATGAGCATTCACCTGGGCGGCCCCCGTGGTGGGGGCGATTATGGGGGAATGGAAGGCGCAGAGAATGAGGTGGTTTCCGAAATAAATACAACCCCATTGGTTGATATTATGTTGGTATTGTTAATCATTTTTTTGATTACGATCCCTGTTGCAACGCATGCGGTTAAGGTAGATCTACCAACAAGAATGAGTCATGCAACCGATGTTAAACCTGGAAATATTGCCTTGGTTGTTATGGGCGATGGCAAAATTTTTTGGAACGAGCAACCATTGCAAGATGTTTCTATGTTACAATCCAAGCTAACCGAAGTTTCATCACGTCGACCCCAGTCTCAGATTCAAATTAGGGGGGACATGAATGCGAAATACGAGTTTGTTGGAAAAGTCATTGAGGCGTGTCAACAAGCAGGTATTACGCGTGTTGATTTTATTACCCAACCCCCAAAACCCCATTAA
- a CDS encoding ExbD/TolR family protein has protein sequence MSKLRSVQMRRLSLQRSSEEEEVIVNINTTPLIDVMLVLLVMLIITIPLQTQSVQLALGRGDPITTEPPPSVTIGIDFDNTVSIDNVTLPNEDAWQRRFREIAAMSDQPTVFIKPNRLADYKAVAIILADAQRLGVKKIGIMKQ, from the coding sequence ATGAGCAAATTAAGAAGCGTGCAAATGCGTAGGCTTTCTTTACAAAGAAGCTCTGAGGAAGAAGAGGTTATTGTTAATATCAATACGACCCCTTTGATTGATGTAATGTTAGTTTTGTTGGTGATGTTAATTATTACAATTCCATTGCAAACACAGTCCGTACAATTGGCGTTGGGAAGGGGTGATCCAATTACAACAGAACCACCACCCAGTGTAACCATTGGGATAGACTTTGATAATACTGTGTCTATTGATAACGTGACATTGCCTAACGAAGATGCATGGCAGAGACGTTTTCGTGAAATTGCTGCTATGTCTGATCAGCCGACTGTTTTTATCAAACCTAATCGTTTGGCAGATTACAAAGCCGTTGCTATTATTTTGGCTGACGCTCAACGTTTGGGTGTAAAAAAAATAGGCATTATGAAACAATAA